The window TAAGTCCCAGTTTGGAAACTATAAAGTCTTTTAAGCCTTTGTCAATGTTTTTGCACTCATAATAGCTTTCAACATCTTTTTCTTTTAAAATCCAAAAGTTGTTAAGTAGCTTTAAAAGTACACTTTTCATCTTTCTATTTTCCTGCCTTTCTTTACTCAACAAACTCAATTACATACGCCGGCATCTCAAGCTCACCATCTGTCGATTTTAGTACACAATATCTTCCATCTTTTGGTCTTACAATTTTAAATCTTTTTCCTGCGTCCGTATTCCCAAAACCTGACGAAAGTCCTCTTGAGAGCCACACAAGAAGTTTTTTTCTAACCTGTGGAGTCAAAACAGGAAGATTTTCAAACTCAATTCTCCCATCTTTTATAAGCTCAGCAACAAGCTTTTCTTCCTCTTCAATCTTCTTTTTGTACTCCTCAAACCTTTTCTTCTTGTCTTCAGAAAATTCAGATGCCGGCAAAACCTTGCTCTTTTCCCTCACAAGTCTTCCTCTTGAGTGAAGCAAACTCTTCATCGGTGGTACATCAAGAATGCTAAGACTTGCAAGTTCGCTCTGCCTCTTTTCCTCAGCTGCAATGTATCGTGGCAAAAGCACACCAAACACAACTGCAGAAAGCTTGTGACATGTAGCTAAATCAAGGTTTGAGAAGATTTTAGCTAAGTGTTTGTACTCTTCCTGCCTGTTTACTTTGACACTTGACATCTCTGAAAGCCTTGCTGCAAGGTCAGATACTTTTCTTATAAGCCCTTGGATCTGGTCAGAAAGTTTTTCTGCCTGGCCATGAGGAGCAACAAACCAGAGTTTTATATTGTCAAACCTTGCTTTTATATTTCTTTCTATACTCTCTGGGTCTTTGAATATGTTTTTGGGATGTTCTTTTTCCTGGGCGATTATGTAGTTCAAAAGCTTTTCAACTTTAGAGTCTTCCAATAACAAAAAGATGGATCTTATTCTTGGAAGATAGTTCTGAAATATAATATAGAAGTTGTAAAGGTACTGTACAAGCTTTGACTTGTAGTCCAGAAACTTTTCTCTTATCATGAGATTTTCAGCTTCATACGACTTTAACATTGAAATATACTCAGAATAGCTCTTTTCAATTTCCTCAAATGATCTTGTCAGTTCGTCCCACCAGTCAACTGCTCTTTTTTGTGGGTCTTGCAATATACTATCCACCTGCTGAAGCAAGAGAAATATCTTCTCAATATGTTTGGGATTTAGCTCTGCTTTTGTGTCCTCTTGAGTTTCAAGTTCAAACAAAAACCTTTCAATCTTAAGTCCGATATGTGTAAGTTCATACAAAAATCTTTTGTTTTTGAACTCTTCAACAGTCCTGGTCTTTGACGTATCCTGAATTGAATTTAAATTGCCCCACTCAACAAGACTTTTCAAGTCCTGTTCGCACATCTGTTCAGTGTAGTCTGCAAACTGTGGGAAACCTTTTAAAAATGTGAATATCTCTTCTTTTGTGAGCCTGTTTTTGTATTCTAAATGGCACAAAAAACAATATCTCATGATTGTTCTGTATCTTTCTGAGTTAGGCGCTGTGAGGTACTCAAAATATTTGAGTTTGCCCAAAAGTGGAAATCGAAAATTGTCAATCATTGTAAAGTTCTACCTTTCTCAAAATCTTATCTTAAATTATATCACATCTTACCAAACAAAAAAGGGGCTGAAACATTTTTTGCATACAGCCCCTCTTATTCTAATTTGCTGAAAACACAGCTTTTTTTAGATTGCTGATTTCAACCTCATGCCTGCCAAGAATCTCGTAAAAAACCTCAATTTTTACTCTGTTTTCTTTTAACTCTTTTATATCCTTTTTCATCTCTTCCATATTGCCTGAAAGTTGTTTTATAGCAAACTCAATAACAGCAAACCTGCCATCAACATATCTTCTCAGTTCTTCATGTTCACGCTTGTCTTGATCAAAATGAGATTGTTGAATCTCTGCCATAAGTTCAAGTTTCTTCTTGAGGTCTTCAAGCATAATAGAGTTCTTGGTTGTCTCAACCTCAAGCTTGTCAACCCTTTTCTCAAGAGTATCAAGTCTTCTTTCTACTGCACCAAGTCTCTCTTCTACCCTGTCAAGTCTCTCTTCTACCCTGTCAAGTCTCTCTTCTACCCTGTCAAGTCTCTCTTCTACCCTGTCAAGTCTCTCTTCTACCCTGTCAAGCCTCTCTTCTACCCTGTCAAGCCTCTCTTCTACCTTGTCAAGCCTTTGTTTTACCTCTTCTAAGCCTTTATCAATGCTATCAACCTTTTCTAACACAAGAGTTAACATTTGCTTTATCTCATCCATATTTTAGCAGCTCCTCTTATCTGGGTTTAAGATTATTATATACTAACACCTATTAATTGTAAATTAACAAATTTTAGAAATTAAAGAAACAAATTTATCTTCTCAATATCAGCATTGCATCTCCAAAGCTAAAGAACCTGTACCGCATGTCAACTGCAATCTTGTATGCATTCATGATTCTTTCATACCCACCAAACGCACAGACAAGCATCATCAAGGTAGTATCCGGAAGATGAAAGTTTGTAACAAGTCCGTCAAGCACTTTAAAGTTATACCCAGGATAGATGAAGATATCAGTCCAGCCTTTTTTTGCTTTTACTCTTCCTGTTTCATCGCTGCACGACTCTAAAACCCTGCACGATGTTGTTCCAACCGCAATGACTCTTTTTCCAAGATCCTTTGCTCTGTTTATTCTGTCTGCAACATCCTGAGAAATTTCATAGTACTCCTCATGCATCCTGTGCTCCTCTACATTTTCAACCTTAACAGGCTTAAAAGTTCCAAGTCCAACATGCAGTGTCACATACAAAATCTCAACACCTTTTTTTGATATTCTGCTAAGAAGCTCTTCTGTAAAGTGAAGACCTGCAGTTGGTGCTGCAGCAGAGCCAGGCACTTTGCTGTACACTGTCTGATACCTTGACAGGTCGTCGAGCTCCTCTTTTATATACGGTGGAAGAGGAATCTTGCCCAGTCTTTCTAAAACCTCTTCAAACACCCCTTCATAATAGAACCTCACAATTCTTGTGCCTTCCTCCTGGTTTACATGCAAAACCTCGGCTTTTAGCTCTCCATTGCCAAACACAAACTTTCTTCCTTTTCGCGCCTTTTTGCCCGGCCGTGTCATTACCTCCCATGTGTCTATATCAAGCCTTTTTACAAGTAAAAATTCTATAAAACTGCCTGTGTCCTCTCTTTGCCCAATTAGCCTTGCAGGTATGACCTTTGAGTTATTTAGAACAAGACAGTCACCCTCATTTAAATATTCAACTATGTCACGGAAAATTCTGTGTTCAAGACTGCCGTCTGGTAAAATAACCATGAGCCTTGAGCTGTCCCGCGGCTCTACAGGTTTTTGTGCAATCAGATCATCCGGTAGGTCATAGTGAAAGTCGCTGAGTTTCCATTTTCTCATCTTTTTTCAATCTCAACTCCTGTGTAATAGTGTTTTATAATTTGCTTATAATTATAACCACTTTCAGCAAGGCCTTTTGCCCCCCACTGGCTCATTCCAACGCCGTGTCCCCAGCCCTTACCATTGAATGTGTAAGTAGTAGGAACAAGTGGCACCTTGTCAATGCTACCATCTGGATTTACTACATCTATATATTGCTGTGAATATGTCTGACCTTCAGTTTCAATACCTCCAAAACTCTCAGATTGGTACACCTCATCATATATCGAAAGATACACACTTTCAGCAGTTTGTGGCAAAAGCTTTTCAGTTTCCTCAAAATTCTGCTTCTGCCCAGCAACCACTGCTCTTTTTACACTTCCATCTTCGAACAAAATCTTTTGCCCGCTTATTCTCACTTTTTTCACCTTTCCCCTGCTGTCTACAACAGCTACATCTGCATCTGTTGTAATTGTATATGCCTGGCTGTAAAGGCCAAACAAAAGCCGAGTTGCCTCTTTTTGACACTCATATTCGCCTTGTGTACCGATAATTTTTAGCCTTAAAACTCTTCCTGCCTTTGTATACTCAACCACTTGAACGTCCAAAATATCACCAATATCTATGTTCTTTTTTTTGAGCATATTTTTTATCTCATCTTTAGTAAACTGAAATAGCCACGACGACTTTGAATTTTTTGCTTCTTTAGAGTTGTCAACAGACCTCAAATACTCAATAGGATACCTCCAAACATTTTCAGAATCCTCTGTGGGAATACCGCCTGTTGACGAAAAATATACAGCATCAATTGGATTTCCTTTATAAGTTATAATCTCACCTCTTGTTGCGTCAACAGCTGAAATTGCCTGTTTTTCGCCATATGTGCCATCAACAGCACCACCATATACCTGGCAATGGTCTGTCGGACAGAGGTCAAAACCAATTGATAGGTGCCTGCCAAGGTTTCTCACAGCATACGTTCGGGCAATCACTGCAAATGCTTTTACAGCTTCAACTGGCCACAGCGGGTCAATCTCCATCCTGATAACACCATACAGATATTCTTCAAGCCTGGTGACGTTTATAACTGTCATATCGCTTGACTTTATCCTCTTAAATTCGGCTCTTCCTCTGAACCACCTGCTACCTATCTTAATCCTCTCAATACCATTTTGTTTTTGTGGAATCAGCATTAAAAACTTGGTATTTTGCCCGTCAAATCCAAAAATAACTTTGCCACTCTCATCTTTTACAAGAACCATTGTCTCCGAAGAATAAATGGTTGCACCAGAAAGTTTTGCCGCCAGCTTATTTGCATCGTTTATATTGTCAAAGCAGCCAATCAATATGCTATACCCGCCATTTACAAAGCCAACAAAAGCGTCTTTGAATGAAGAAAAACTTTTTAAGCTATTTTCTGCTGTTTTGTATGAAATATACCTTCCAACTGCCACATGATAATTTGGACCTTCCTGACCATTTTTTTTGTATACATCCTTTGAGACTGTGAGACTATTCTTTTGTGTATTTGAAATTGTAATAAAGTTTTTGTCATCAGAAATAGCCAAGAAGAGACTTCCTTTTGCCTCAATCTTTACAAAGTCTACCGGGCTTGATTTTTTGTATGTATCAGCATAAAACACACCTATTCTTATCCACTCTGGAATTTGAGATTGTGAAAATGCGGGTAATATATTGATTGAAGAAAAAACTACAAAAAAGACAATCGCTACTGCCCCGCATAAAAGTTTTTTAACCATTTTTTCTCTCCTTCTTGCTGCAATAAGTTTGTATTTATTAATTTTATTCTATCAAAATCCCTCTTGTGAGTCTATTGTAAAAGGAATATAATTTAATCTATGAATTTTTAAAGGTAATATCAAGTAGGGGTGCAGAAAAATTGTATATAATAGTTGTAGGGTGTGGTAAAGTAGGTTCAACCTTAGCTAAGTCTCTTTCTGACGAAGGTCACGATGTTGTTGTAATAGACTCTGATGCCAAAAATTTTGAAAGACTTGGACCTGACTTTAATGGCATGAAGATTCAAGGTGTTGTAATAGATGAAGACGTTTTAAAACAAGCAGGAATAGAAAAGGCTGATGCGCTTGCAGCTGTTACCCCTGATGACAGTACAAACATTATGGCAGCCCAGATTGCTGAAGAGATTTACAATGTACCAAAGGTGATAGCAAGAATTTATGACCCGCTCAGAGAAGACATCTTTCACTCTCTTGGACTTGAGACAATCTGTCCTACAACCTTGGCTGTTGAGTATATAAAATCAATCCTTCTTTCACGCGAGATAAGACACAAGCATAGGTTTGGCAAGGACGATGTGTTTTTCAAATACATCACACCAAAGAGAGATGATATTGGAAAAGGACTGGACAAAATAATTCTCCCTGAAAATTGCTATCTTTTCGGAATAATTCGAAATGAACACTTTTATTTCAAAAATAAAAACATAAGACTTCAGGAAAATGATATTATGGTAGTTGCTGAAAAGAAGGTGAATCAATGAGAGTTGCTATTATAGGTGGTGGAAAGGTTGGTTATTTTTTGACAAAGCTTTTAGCAGAAAGAGGAAGATATCACATAACTGTGATTGAACAGCAGCCAGAACTTTGCAGGAAAGTTGCTGAAGAGTTTTCGAATGTGACTGTTATAGAAGGTGACGGTACATCTTTGGACACCCTTTCTGATGCAAAGGTTCATAAGTGTGACTTTTTTATTGCCGTAACTGGAAAGGATGAGGACAACCTCATATCATGTCAGCTTGCAAAGAAGGTATTTGAAGTAAAAAGAACTATAGCAAGGGCAAACAATCCTAAAAACATAAACGTGATGAAAAGGCTTGGAGTTGACAATGTGATATCTTCAACAGACATCATTGCAAAGATAATTGAGCATGAGGTTGAAATAGAACCTCTTTCTGTCCTTGCCACGTTAAAAAATGGGGAGATAATAGTTTTTCAAGCTGTTGTTCAGCAAAATTCTCCTGCTGCAAACAAAAAGATTGCTGAGGTACCATTCCCCAAAGAGAGTATAATTGGTGCTATCATGAGAGAAAATGAGACATTTGTCCCTTCTGGGGACAGCATAATTTTGCCGGGCGATACACTACTTGTAATTGTGAACGAAAGTGCAAAAAGAGAGTTTAAACGCCTTATAAGCTCAAAATAATGCAAAGGGTGATTTGAACACAATGCTTAAGAAAAAAGAAAAAAATCTAAAAAACACTTTCATTGGTGTACTTGTAGAAATTGGTCTTGCGCTGGGATTCATTGTTGCTGGTGCTATCGTAACTTTAATTCCTTATCTTTTTTAGCTACAAATAAAAATTTGCTGAAAAAGAGGGCTGAACAAAATGTACAAAAACAAGTTCAGAGATGGTCATGTAGAACTTAGGCATGTCCTTTACATGACAGGAAAAACTTTAAGCGCAATTGGTATTGTAGAAGTTTTAGCAGCCATTACTTCGATTTTGTACCGAGAGTGGAATATGTTATTTAATCTTATGATTGGTATTGGACTTTTTTTTATTATAAGTTTTATATTCATCTTTATTGGAAGGGATACAAAAGAAGAAAGGTTTTCGTGGGGCGCTGGAATGAGCATGGTGGCTTTGACTTGGGCATTTGGCGCACTAATCTCTGCTGTTCCGCTTTATCTTTCAGGACACTTTAAATCATACTTGGATGCATTCTTTGAAGTTATGAGCGGATATACAACAACAGGTCTCGTTCTTATTCAGGATTTAGACCATGCACCAATGGGGCTTAATATGTGGCGACATCTTATTTGTTATATTGGTGGTCAAGGAATGGTTTTAATGACACTTAGTTTCCTTGCATCAGGAATGCGCGGACTTTTAAAAGTGTACATGGGCGAGGCAAGAGACGAGCAGATATTCCCAAATGTTATGCATACAGCAAGAATAATCTGGTCTGTGAGCCTTTTATACCTTGTTCTGGGAACTTTGGCTTTAACAATAAATGGCGTTTTAATAGGTCTTCCATTGGACATGGCATTTTTCAGAGGACTGTGGATGTTTCTTGGTGGTTGGGACACAGCAGGGTTTGCTCCACAGTCTCAAAACGCAATGTATTTTCATAGTCTGTCATACGAGATTATTTGTATGACCATTATGATTTTAGGAACAATCAATTTTGCGCTTCACTACTTTATCCTTACAGGTAATTATAAAGAAGGCATAAGAAACGCTGAAATTAAAAGTCTTTTTACAACAATAACAATTTTGAGTTTTCTTGGTGCTGTTGCTTTAAAAAGCATTTATTCAGACAGCACAGTTTCAATTAGAAAAACCTTTTACCATTTTCTTTCTGCGCATACAGGTACAGGTTTTGCAACACTTTACTCGCAGCAATTTTTCTATGAATGGTCAGACTCAGCAATAATTCTTATAGTTATTGCTATGCTTGCAGGCGGTTCTGTTTGCTCCACAGCAGGTGGTATAAAGGCACTGAGGTTTGCAATACTTGCAAATGCCGTTGTAAACGATATAAAAAAGATGATAAAACCTGATTCGGCAGTTGTTATTGAGAAATTTCATCACCTGAAAGAAATAACATTGCAAGATAAGCACGTTCGAAATGCATCAATTATAATACTTCTTTATATAACAACATTTGCATTTGGAACGCTGGCAGGTACGTTTTTTGGGTATCCTCTTAAGGCTGCAATGTTTGAATCTGCTTCAGCCCTTGGCAACGTTGGACTTTCAATCGGGATTACCCAGCCTTCCATGCCAGATGCACTGAAAATTATCTATATCTTTATGATGTGGGTGGGAAGGCTTGAATTTATGTCTGTAATTGCGCTTTTTGCATTCCTATTTAAAGAAGCAAAGGAAGGATAAGAAAAGATGGTACGAAAGTTATTCATATTATTGTTGTTATTAATCAGCATAATGATAACATATTTAACTGAAACTTCTTTGGCAAAACCTATTGATAGTAATACACTTATAAATAATGCTTTTAAATATGATGGTAAATTTATCGAATTTCAAGGAGAAGCTATAGGCGAAATAATGAAAAGAGGAAATTACGCTTGGGTCAATATTCACGATGGCAGCAATGCAATTGGTGTTTTTTTGAAATATGAAGATGCTAAAAAAATTAAATATCTTGGAAAACATGGGGTAAAAGGTGATACTGTTTATGTAAAGGGCATTTTTAATAGGGCTTGTAAGGAACATGGTGGAGACTTAGATATACACGCATATCAAATAAAAATTTTAAAAAGAGGTTATGAAATCGAAGAAAAAGTTGACAAAACAAGGTTTGTCATTGGGATATTGATTTTTGCAATAGGTAGCTTTCTTATGTGGACTGTATTTAGATATAAATGGTAGCGGCTGACTAAATTTTTTCGACCAGCCGTTTAATTTTATTTAAAGCAAAATTTTGTATTATTTTAGCTATATTTTTTATTTTTACAATCAAAAAATACCCAATTGTTCCAACCATATCTATCATTACATCAATAGCACTTGGTCCTCTACCGGATACAAATATCTGATGCACTTCGTCTGAAATTGCGTAAACAACAGAGAAAATAATTGTCAATATAAAAGACTTTTTTGAATTTTTGTTGCATTCAAAAAACGCTTTATAAAATAGCATACTTAAAATGAGATATTCTGTCACATGCGCAAGTTTTCTTATTAATAATTCAAAATTCTTTCTGTTGTAAGAATTAACCAAATCCCTTCCTGTAAAAAATTCTATAAATTTCTCCACGAACATTGCTATTGAAAAACTTTTTTGATGCGAAATAGCACCTTCCTGTGCTGAGAAACAAAAAATTACAGTCATCCATGCAAAGACAAGTGCCCATCTTATGTAAATTCTGTTTTTCATAAATATCGGTTTCCCTTCCCATTATTAAAATAGAAAAATCTAATACATTACAATTATAGCCTTTATGTGCTAAGTTTTATATTAGCTTAATTAAACAAACTAAAAATAATATTTTGTTGCAAACTGCTTTAGATAAAGATTGGCGTATTTCCCTTTAATGCGTAATAACTCATCATGATTACCTTTTTCTATTACTTTACCATCCTCAATGAGATATATAATATCAGCATCTTTGATTGCAGAAAGCCTATGTGCAATTATTAATGTAGTTTTACCTTCTATTAGTGCATTGAGTGCTTTCATCACTTCTAACTCTGATTCAGAGTCCAAAGAAGATGTCGGCTCATCTAAAAGTAATATTGGAGCAT is drawn from Caldicellulosiruptor diazotrophicus and contains these coding sequences:
- a CDS encoding TIGR02677 family protein, translating into MIDNFRFPLLGKLKYFEYLTAPNSERYRTIMRYCFLCHLEYKNRLTKEEIFTFLKGFPQFADYTEQMCEQDLKSLVEWGNLNSIQDTSKTRTVEEFKNKRFLYELTHIGLKIERFLFELETQEDTKAELNPKHIEKIFLLLQQVDSILQDPQKRAVDWWDELTRSFEEIEKSYSEYISMLKSYEAENLMIREKFLDYKSKLVQYLYNFYIIFQNYLPRIRSIFLLLEDSKVEKLLNYIIAQEKEHPKNIFKDPESIERNIKARFDNIKLWFVAPHGQAEKLSDQIQGLIRKVSDLAARLSEMSSVKVNRQEEYKHLAKIFSNLDLATCHKLSAVVFGVLLPRYIAAEEKRQSELASLSILDVPPMKSLLHSRGRLVREKSKVLPASEFSEDKKKRFEEYKKKIEEEEKLVAELIKDGRIEFENLPVLTPQVRKKLLVWLSRGLSSGFGNTDAGKRFKIVRPKDGRYCVLKSTDGELEMPAYVIEFVE
- the queA gene encoding tRNA preQ1(34) S-adenosylmethionine ribosyltransferase-isomerase QueA; protein product: MRKWKLSDFHYDLPDDLIAQKPVEPRDSSRLMVILPDGSLEHRIFRDIVEYLNEGDCLVLNNSKVIPARLIGQREDTGSFIEFLLVKRLDIDTWEVMTRPGKKARKGRKFVFGNGELKAEVLHVNQEEGTRIVRFYYEGVFEEVLERLGKIPLPPYIKEELDDLSRYQTVYSKVPGSAAAPTAGLHFTEELLSRISKKGVEILYVTLHVGLGTFKPVKVENVEEHRMHEEYYEISQDVADRINRAKDLGKRVIAVGTTSCRVLESCSDETGRVKAKKGWTDIFIYPGYNFKVLDGLVTNFHLPDTTLMMLVCAFGGYERIMNAYKIAVDMRYRFFSFGDAMLILRR
- a CDS encoding SpoIID/LytB domain-containing protein, translated to MVKKLLCGAVAIVFFVVFSSINILPAFSQSQIPEWIRIGVFYADTYKKSSPVDFVKIEAKGSLFLAISDDKNFITISNTQKNSLTVSKDVYKKNGQEGPNYHVAVGRYISYKTAENSLKSFSSFKDAFVGFVNGGYSILIGCFDNINDANKLAAKLSGATIYSSETMVLVKDESGKVIFGFDGQNTKFLMLIPQKQNGIERIKIGSRWFRGRAEFKRIKSSDMTVINVTRLEEYLYGVIRMEIDPLWPVEAVKAFAVIARTYAVRNLGRHLSIGFDLCPTDHCQVYGGAVDGTYGEKQAISAVDATRGEIITYKGNPIDAVYFSSTGGIPTEDSENVWRYPIEYLRSVDNSKEAKNSKSSWLFQFTKDEIKNMLKKKNIDIGDILDVQVVEYTKAGRVLRLKIIGTQGEYECQKEATRLLFGLYSQAYTITTDADVAVVDSRGKVKKVRISGQKILFEDGSVKRAVVAGQKQNFEETEKLLPQTAESVYLSIYDEVYQSESFGGIETEGQTYSQQYIDVVNPDGSIDKVPLVPTTYTFNGKGWGHGVGMSQWGAKGLAESGYNYKQIIKHYYTGVEIEKR
- a CDS encoding potassium channel family protein, yielding MYIIVVGCGKVGSTLAKSLSDEGHDVVVIDSDAKNFERLGPDFNGMKIQGVVIDEDVLKQAGIEKADALAAVTPDDSTNIMAAQIAEEIYNVPKVIARIYDPLREDIFHSLGLETICPTTLAVEYIKSILLSREIRHKHRFGKDDVFFKYITPKRDDIGKGLDKIILPENCYLFGIIRNEHFYFKNKNIRLQENDIMVVAEKKVNQ
- a CDS encoding NAD-binding protein — translated: MRVAIIGGGKVGYFLTKLLAERGRYHITVIEQQPELCRKVAEEFSNVTVIEGDGTSLDTLSDAKVHKCDFFIAVTGKDEDNLISCQLAKKVFEVKRTIARANNPKNINVMKRLGVDNVISSTDIIAKIIEHEVEIEPLSVLATLKNGEIIVFQAVVQQNSPAANKKIAEVPFPKESIIGAIMRENETFVPSGDSIILPGDTLLVIVNESAKREFKRLISSK
- a CDS encoding TrkH family potassium uptake protein, which encodes MYKNKFRDGHVELRHVLYMTGKTLSAIGIVEVLAAITSILYREWNMLFNLMIGIGLFFIISFIFIFIGRDTKEERFSWGAGMSMVALTWAFGALISAVPLYLSGHFKSYLDAFFEVMSGYTTTGLVLIQDLDHAPMGLNMWRHLICYIGGQGMVLMTLSFLASGMRGLLKVYMGEARDEQIFPNVMHTARIIWSVSLLYLVLGTLALTINGVLIGLPLDMAFFRGLWMFLGGWDTAGFAPQSQNAMYFHSLSYEIICMTIMILGTINFALHYFILTGNYKEGIRNAEIKSLFTTITILSFLGAVALKSIYSDSTVSIRKTFYHFLSAHTGTGFATLYSQQFFYEWSDSAIILIVIAMLAGGSVCSTAGGIKALRFAILANAVVNDIKKMIKPDSAVVIEKFHHLKEITLQDKHVRNASIIILLYITTFAFGTLAGTFFGYPLKAAMFESASALGNVGLSIGITQPSMPDALKIIYIFMMWVGRLEFMSVIALFAFLFKEAKEG
- a CDS encoding DNA-binding protein; amino-acid sequence: MVRKLFILLLLLISIMITYLTETSLAKPIDSNTLINNAFKYDGKFIEFQGEAIGEIMKRGNYAWVNIHDGSNAIGVFLKYEDAKKIKYLGKHGVKGDTVYVKGIFNRACKEHGGDLDIHAYQIKILKRGYEIEEKVDKTRFVIGILIFAIGSFLMWTVFRYKW
- a CDS encoding VanZ family protein, translated to MKNRIYIRWALVFAWMTVIFCFSAQEGAISHQKSFSIAMFVEKFIEFFTGRDLVNSYNRKNFELLIRKLAHVTEYLILSMLFYKAFFECNKNSKKSFILTIIFSVVYAISDEVHQIFVSGRGPSAIDVMIDMVGTIGYFLIVKIKNIAKIIQNFALNKIKRLVEKI